A portion of the Novosphingobium sp. KA1 genome contains these proteins:
- the cysN gene encoding sulfate adenylyltransferase subunit CysN, translated as MGQSDTETVQNDTKEAVYVTDKLIAEDIDAYLVQHEHKTMLRFITCGSVDDGKSTLIGRLLYDSKMIFEDQLDALQSDSKKVGTQGQEIDFALLVDGLAAEREQGITIDVAYRFFNTEKRKFIVADCPGHEQYTRNMVTGASTADLAVILIDARKGVLVQTRRHSYLCHLIGIKNIVLAVNKMDLVDYSQEVFDKILADYTEFAQSIGIESFTALPISGFKGDNITTLSDKTPWYKAPAYAGVPLVEHLETVEVLSSVDADKPLRLPVQWVNRPNLDFRGFSGLIATGSVKAGDKIRVLPSGKTSTITRVVTFDGDLEEAVAGQSVTVCFADEIDCSRGSVISVADNPPQTADQFEATFVWMADEAMVPGRAYWLKIGTQMVSATVQEPKYEVNVNTMEKLAAKTLELNAIGVAELTTDKQIVFEPYADNRTLGGFILIDKMTNATVAAGMIHFSLRRSQNVHWQAVDIDRKQHAGLKNQKPAVLWFTGLSGSGKSTIANLVEKKLHRMNRHTFLLDGDNVRHGLNKDLGFTEADRIENIRRVGEVSKLMTDAGLIVITAFISPFQADREMVRSMLPEGEFFEVFIDTPLKVAEARDVKGLYKKARSGELKNFTGIDSPYEAPRNPEIRIDTTAISPEEAANLIVDTLLGDA; from the coding sequence ATGGGACAGAGCGACACTGAAACGGTGCAGAACGACACCAAGGAAGCTGTCTACGTCACCGACAAGCTGATTGCCGAGGACATCGACGCCTATCTCGTCCAGCACGAGCACAAGACGATGCTCCGCTTCATCACCTGCGGCAGCGTCGACGATGGCAAGTCCACCCTGATCGGGCGCCTGCTCTACGATTCGAAGATGATCTTCGAGGACCAGCTCGACGCGCTGCAGTCGGATTCCAAGAAGGTCGGCACGCAGGGGCAGGAGATCGACTTCGCGCTGCTGGTCGACGGTCTTGCCGCCGAGCGTGAGCAGGGCATCACCATCGACGTGGCCTATCGCTTCTTCAACACCGAGAAGCGCAAGTTCATCGTTGCCGACTGCCCGGGCCACGAACAGTACACCCGTAACATGGTCACCGGCGCTTCCACCGCCGACCTTGCGGTGATCCTGATCGATGCGCGCAAGGGCGTGCTGGTGCAGACGCGCCGCCACTCGTACCTGTGCCACCTGATCGGCATCAAGAACATCGTCCTGGCCGTGAACAAGATGGACCTGGTGGATTACAGCCAGGAGGTCTTCGACAAGATCCTGGCGGACTATACCGAGTTCGCGCAGTCGATCGGCATCGAGAGCTTCACCGCGCTGCCGATCTCGGGTTTCAAGGGCGACAACATCACCACGCTCTCGGACAAGACCCCGTGGTACAAGGCGCCAGCCTACGCCGGTGTCCCGCTGGTCGAGCATCTGGAGACGGTGGAGGTTCTCTCCTCGGTCGATGCCGACAAGCCGCTGCGCCTGCCGGTGCAGTGGGTGAACCGTCCGAACCTCGATTTCCGCGGGTTCTCGGGCCTGATCGCCACCGGTTCGGTGAAGGCGGGCGACAAGATCCGCGTCCTGCCCTCGGGCAAGACCAGCACGATCACGCGCGTCGTCACTTTCGACGGCGATCTGGAAGAAGCGGTCGCCGGCCAGTCGGTTACCGTCTGCTTCGCGGACGAGATCGACTGCTCGCGCGGGTCGGTGATCTCGGTTGCCGACAATCCGCCGCAGACCGCCGATCAGTTCGAGGCGACCTTCGTGTGGATGGCGGACGAGGCCATGGTGCCCGGCCGCGCCTACTGGCTGAAGATCGGCACCCAGATGGTGTCGGCCACGGTCCAGGAGCCGAAGTACGAAGTCAACGTCAACACGATGGAGAAGCTGGCGGCCAAGACGCTGGAGCTGAACGCCATCGGCGTGGCGGAACTGACCACCGACAAGCAGATCGTCTTCGAGCCTTATGCCGACAACCGCACGCTCGGCGGCTTCATCCTGATCGACAAGATGACCAACGCCACGGTGGCGGCGGGCATGATCCACTTCTCGCTGCGCCGTTCGCAGAACGTGCACTGGCAGGCCGTGGACATCGATCGCAAGCAGCACGCCGGCCTCAAGAACCAGAAGCCCGCGGTGCTGTGGTTCACGGGTCTTTCGGGCTCGGGCAAGTCGACCATCGCCAACCTTGTCGAGAAGAAGCTGCACCGGATGAACCGGCACACCTTCCTGCTCGACGGCGACAACGTGCGCCACGGGCTCAACAAGGACCTGGGCTTCACCGAGGCCGACCGCATCGAGAACATCCGCCGCGTGGGCGAAGTCTCCAAGCTGATGACCGACGCGGGCCTGATCGTCATCACCGCCTTCATCTCGCCGTTCCAGGCGGACCGCGAGATGGTGCGTTCGATGCTGCCCGAAGGCGAGTTCTTCGAAGTGTTCATCGACACGCCGCTCAAGGTGGCCGAGGCGCGCGACGTCAAGGGCCTCTACAAGAAGGCGCGTTCGGGCGAGCTGAAGAACTTCACGGGTATCGACAGCCCTTATGAAGCGCCGCGGAACCCCGAAATCCGCATCGACACCACGGCGATCTCGCCCGAAGAGGCCGCGAACCTGATCGTCGACACGCTGTTGGGAGACGCCTGA
- the cysD gene encoding sulfate adenylyltransferase subunit CysD: MKPSRTGASPRAEEDLMKTLTHLERLEAESIHIIREVVAEAEKPVMLYSVGKDSAVMLHLARKAFYPSPPPFPLLHVDTTWKFKAMYELRDKMARESGMELLVYQNPEAVEKGINPFDHGALHTDMWKTEGLKQALDKYGFDAAFGGARRDEEKSRAKERIFSFRTSSHGWDPKNQRPELWNLYNARKARGESIRVFPISNWTELDIWQYIHLNDIPIVPLYFAEKRPTVERDGMLLMVDDERFPLKDGEVPVERSIRFRTLGCYPLTGAVESEAKTLPDVIQETLLTTTSERQGRAIDKDAGGAGMEVKKQQGYF, encoded by the coding sequence TTGAAACCCAGCCGAACGGGCGCGAGCCCAAGGGCAGAGGAAGACCTGATGAAAACACTCACGCATCTGGAGCGTCTCGAAGCCGAGAGCATCCACATCATCCGCGAAGTCGTTGCCGAGGCCGAAAAGCCGGTGATGCTCTATTCGGTCGGCAAGGACAGCGCGGTGATGCTGCACCTTGCCCGCAAGGCGTTTTATCCCTCGCCGCCGCCGTTCCCGCTGCTCCATGTCGATACGACGTGGAAGTTCAAGGCGATGTACGAGCTGCGCGACAAGATGGCGCGCGAGAGCGGCATGGAGCTGCTGGTCTACCAGAACCCCGAGGCGGTCGAGAAGGGCATCAACCCGTTCGACCACGGCGCGCTCCACACCGACATGTGGAAGACCGAAGGCCTGAAGCAGGCGCTGGACAAGTACGGCTTCGACGCGGCCTTCGGCGGCGCCCGCCGCGACGAGGAAAAGAGCCGCGCCAAGGAGCGCATCTTCTCGTTCCGCACCTCCTCGCACGGCTGGGACCCGAAGAACCAGCGCCCGGAGCTGTGGAACCTCTACAATGCCAGGAAGGCGCGCGGCGAGTCGATCCGCGTCTTCCCGATCTCCAACTGGACCGAGCTGGACATCTGGCAGTACATCCACCTGAACGACATCCCCATCGTGCCGCTCTACTTCGCCGAGAAGCGCCCGACCGTGGAGCGTGACGGCATGCTGCTGATGGTGGACGACGAGCGCTTCCCGCTGAAGGACGGCGAGGTTCCGGTCGAACGCTCGATCCGTTTCCGCACGCTCGGCTGCTACCCGCTGACCGGCGCGGTGGAGAGCGAGGCGAAGACGCTTCCCGACGTGATCCAGGAGACCCTGCTCACCACCACATCCGAGCGGCAGGGCCGCGCCATCGACAAGGACGCTGGCGGTGCCGGCATGGAAGTCAAGAAGCAGCAGGGGTACTTCTGA
- a CDS encoding helix-turn-helix transcriptional regulator, protein MALTSNDETDLLIPLFQGNAEDPRFATFLERLRRRTQADYVSLILRMGDGPHGTIVESHAGIDLRKRARESEQQGPFDLDRYLYDSLRPGRVYSIGEMIDHDPVARADRNRRMAKLGIGDERVVRIAGGERYSAWLLMARARECTAADSALLSSLAPYVAIAVENLVAMDRDRLAARINAMGLERTGKGWMLLDAEARIVVADRALAEFWQTHCGAALRPGERVLGLDLAAERKLAAIAAEMTQAPALSARPLLLRDNPHIEALLMPAENAQTLAAPAILALCTLPRPHSDQSAERLAAVFDLPRREAELAMALADGHSIAEAAERMGLTLETARNYSKRLYAKLGVRGQAELVRLVYESSAVMA, encoded by the coding sequence ATGGCTCTTACCAGCAACGACGAGACCGATCTCCTGATCCCGCTCTTTCAGGGAAATGCCGAAGATCCGCGCTTTGCGACATTTCTGGAAAGATTGCGTCGTCGCACCCAGGCCGACTACGTCAGCCTGATCCTTCGCATGGGCGATGGTCCGCATGGCACCATCGTCGAAAGCCATGCCGGAATCGACTTGCGCAAACGCGCCCGCGAGTCGGAACAGCAGGGGCCGTTCGACCTTGACCGCTACCTCTACGACAGCCTGCGGCCGGGGCGGGTCTATTCGATCGGGGAGATGATCGACCACGACCCCGTGGCGCGCGCGGATCGCAACCGGCGCATGGCGAAGCTTGGCATCGGCGACGAGCGCGTGGTGCGGATCGCCGGCGGCGAGCGCTACAGCGCATGGCTGCTGATGGCGCGTGCGCGCGAGTGCACCGCCGCCGACAGCGCCCTGCTCTCCAGCCTGGCGCCTTACGTGGCCATCGCGGTCGAGAATCTCGTGGCGATGGACCGCGACCGGCTTGCGGCGCGGATCAACGCCATGGGGCTGGAGCGCACCGGCAAGGGCTGGATGCTTCTGGATGCCGAAGCGCGCATCGTGGTGGCCGATCGCGCGCTGGCGGAATTCTGGCAGACGCACTGCGGCGCGGCGCTGCGCCCGGGCGAGCGCGTGCTGGGCCTCGACCTTGCCGCCGAGCGCAAGCTGGCGGCCATCGCGGCGGAAATGACCCAGGCCCCCGCGCTGTCCGCACGGCCGCTGCTGCTGCGGGACAACCCGCATATCGAGGCGCTGCTAATGCCCGCCGAGAATGCGCAGACCCTCGCGGCACCGGCGATCCTGGCGCTCTGCACCCTGCCCCGCCCGCATTCGGATCAGAGCGCCGAACGACTGGCAGCCGTCTTCGACCTGCCCCGGCGCGAGGCGGAACTGGCAATGGCGCTGGCGGACGGCCACTCCATCGCCGAAGCGGCGGAGCGCATGGGCCTGACCCTGGAAACGGCGCGCAACTATTCCAAGCGGCTCTACGCCAAGCTGGGCGTGCGCGGGCAAGCGGAACTCGTGCGGCTGGTTTATGAGAGCAGCGCGGTGATGGCGTAA
- a CDS encoding MBL fold metallo-hydrolase — protein MADMKDAGPKLAGLVRSGDEQAEAIAVTDFVFQANDISNAYLVTTSEGDVMINTGFMDNAERTKRLLTPHRTGPLAFIILTQSHADHFGGVPEFLEQGTQVVGGPGFNEALSDMMDLQPFFGPRSGKLWGATLKRGGSPKPAPHVVPDILVDRRLTIDLGGRTFELISTPEGETVDALTVWLPKEKIAFTGNVFGPVWLSMPFLNTLRGDKPRLVRNYLKSLETIRDLGAEIVVTGHGEAIRGAERIRADLDRMHAAVSYVRDYTLEGMKAGKDVHRLMREFVWPEGLEIGEFHGKAAWAVKSIWREYAGWLHYEDGTTALYGVPRSSVDGDLVELAGGAVKLAERAQAKLDAGAPLEAVHLTDIALSAEPDNAAVLTVRKAAHEALLAASGGRNLSEMMWLRSEIGAMEAKLGD, from the coding sequence ATGGCCGATATGAAGGATGCCGGTCCGAAGCTGGCGGGCCTGGTCCGCTCGGGTGACGAGCAGGCCGAGGCTATCGCGGTCACCGATTTCGTGTTTCAGGCGAACGATATCTCGAACGCCTACCTCGTGACGACGTCCGAGGGCGACGTCATGATCAACACCGGCTTCATGGACAATGCAGAGCGCACCAAGCGCTTGCTGACCCCGCATCGCACCGGGCCGCTGGCCTTTATCATCCTGACGCAGAGCCATGCGGACCACTTCGGCGGCGTGCCGGAATTCCTGGAGCAGGGCACGCAGGTCGTCGGCGGGCCGGGCTTCAATGAAGCGCTTTCGGACATGATGGACCTCCAGCCCTTTTTCGGGCCAAGGAGCGGGAAGCTCTGGGGGGCGACGCTGAAGCGCGGCGGTTCGCCCAAGCCGGCCCCGCACGTGGTTCCCGACATCCTCGTCGACCGCCGCCTGACCATCGATCTTGGCGGGCGGACCTTCGAACTGATCTCCACGCCCGAGGGCGAGACCGTCGATGCGCTGACGGTCTGGCTGCCCAAGGAGAAGATCGCCTTTACCGGCAATGTCTTCGGGCCGGTCTGGCTGTCGATGCCGTTCCTCAACACCCTGCGCGGAGACAAGCCGCGTCTGGTGCGCAACTACCTGAAGTCGCTGGAGACGATCCGCGACCTTGGGGCCGAGATCGTTGTTACCGGCCACGGCGAGGCCATTCGCGGAGCCGAGCGCATCCGTGCCGATCTCGACAGGATGCACGCGGCGGTAAGCTACGTGCGCGACTATACGCTGGAAGGCATGAAGGCGGGCAAGGACGTGCACAGGCTGATGCGCGAATTCGTCTGGCCCGAGGGGCTGGAGATCGGCGAATTCCACGGCAAGGCAGCCTGGGCGGTCAAGTCGATCTGGCGCGAGTACGCGGGCTGGCTGCACTATGAGGACGGTACGACGGCGCTCTACGGCGTGCCGCGTTCCAGTGTGGATGGCGATCTGGTCGAACTGGCTGGCGGCGCGGTCAAGCTGGCGGAACGGGCGCAGGCGAAGCTCGATGCGGGCGCTCCGCTGGAGGCCGTGCATCTGACCGATATTGCCCTCAGCGCGGAGCCGGACAATGCGGCGGTGCTGACCGTGCGCAAGGCGGCGCATGAGGCGCTGCTGGCGGCGTCGGGCGGCAGGAACCTGTCCGAGATGATGTGGCTGCGTTCGGAAATCGGGGCGATGGAGGCCAAGCTGGGGGATTGA
- a CDS encoding zinc-binding dehydrogenase, with product MELLKIHGQGDVRLDAYERPAAGPKDVVVRMKSVGICGSDLSYIKMGGIPPGVETALGHEGAGEVMEVGAEVAGIAVGDAVIVNPMMTPSNIGSGGPEGAFTQELLVREARLGDSILPIPEGISYDVAAMCEPLAVAMHGVNRADVKPGDKVVVFGCGPIGLGMLLWLVDRGVTDVVALDLSEERLERARALGVQAALDPTKVDLRAELAKLHGEVPSYGRVGVGTDAFIDAAGAPNILTDVIIMAKLHARLVITAAYMRPIEFPVGRMLTSEMTITTAVGYPTEMPEVVAAMPRLKDKIAPMISHKLPFSEIMKGLEIAATPQSAKVMIGIEEA from the coding sequence ATGGAATTGCTCAAGATTCATGGGCAAGGCGACGTTCGCCTCGATGCCTACGAACGTCCGGCGGCCGGGCCGAAGGACGTGGTCGTCAGGATGAAGTCGGTTGGCATCTGCGGATCGGACCTGTCCTACATCAAGATGGGCGGCATTCCGCCGGGCGTGGAGACCGCGCTGGGCCATGAAGGCGCGGGCGAGGTGATGGAAGTCGGCGCCGAAGTCGCCGGGATCGCGGTGGGTGATGCCGTCATCGTCAACCCGATGATGACGCCCAGCAACATCGGTTCGGGCGGCCCGGAAGGCGCGTTCACGCAGGAACTGCTGGTGCGCGAGGCGCGCCTCGGCGATTCCATCCTGCCGATCCCCGAGGGCATTTCCTACGACGTGGCCGCGATGTGCGAGCCGCTGGCCGTGGCCATGCACGGCGTCAACCGCGCCGATGTGAAGCCGGGTGACAAGGTCGTCGTGTTCGGCTGCGGGCCGATCGGGCTTGGCATGTTGCTCTGGCTGGTCGATCGCGGCGTGACCGATGTCGTCGCGCTGGACCTTTCCGAAGAGCGCCTGGAGCGCGCGCGGGCGCTGGGCGTGCAGGCTGCGCTCGATCCCACGAAGGTCGATCTGCGGGCGGAACTGGCGAAACTGCACGGCGAAGTGCCCAGCTACGGCCGCGTGGGCGTGGGCACCGATGCCTTCATCGACGCGGCGGGCGCGCCCAACATCCTGACCGATGTGATCATCATGGCCAAGCTGCATGCCAGGCTGGTCATCACCGCCGCCTACATGCGGCCCATCGAGTTCCCGGTCGGCCGCATGCTGACCAGCGAGATGACGATCACCACGGCGGTTGGCTATCCCACCGAAATGCCTGAAGTTGTCGCCGCCATGCCCCGCCTGAAGGACAAGATCGCGCCGATGATCAGCCACAAGCTGCCGTTCAGCGAAATCATGAAGGGCCTGGAAATTGCCGCCACGCCGCAGTCCGCCAAAGTCATGATCGGGATCGAGGAGGCTTGA
- a CDS encoding SDR family NAD(P)-dependent oxidoreductase, which produces MMAKGLFDCTGKVTVVTGGNGGIGFGFAMGVAKMGGDLAIWARNAEKSAKAKAELEAAGACRVIAYQVDVSEEANIKAGYEQVMADFGRVDCVFANSGASPRYNSAFEMPTEHWYEFQKTALDGAFFTLREGARLMKERVEAGDQSGGSLVACGSLSLFQGLPGKMEYAASKAAVAAAIRCLAIELAPLGIRANVVAPGLVITPMMGEGARADAVAAHFAPTIPMKRTGYPADFEGIGAYLCSDASSFMTGETVTIDGGYMVRP; this is translated from the coding sequence ATGATGGCCAAGGGCCTTTTTGACTGCACGGGCAAGGTGACGGTGGTGACCGGCGGCAACGGCGGTATCGGCTTCGGCTTTGCCATGGGCGTGGCCAAGATGGGCGGCGATCTGGCGATCTGGGCGCGCAACGCGGAAAAGAGCGCGAAGGCCAAGGCCGAACTGGAAGCGGCCGGCGCGTGCAGGGTGATCGCCTATCAGGTCGACGTTTCGGAAGAGGCGAACATCAAGGCCGGTTACGAGCAGGTGATGGCCGATTTCGGCCGGGTGGACTGCGTGTTTGCCAACTCCGGTGCAAGCCCGCGCTACAACTCGGCCTTCGAGATGCCGACCGAGCATTGGTACGAATTCCAGAAGACTGCGCTGGACGGTGCGTTCTTCACGCTGCGTGAAGGCGCGCGGTTGATGAAGGAGCGCGTGGAGGCGGGAGACCAAAGCGGCGGCAGCCTTGTCGCCTGTGGTTCGCTCTCGCTGTTCCAGGGTCTGCCGGGCAAGATGGAATATGCCGCATCGAAGGCGGCGGTGGCGGCGGCGATCCGCTGTCTGGCCATCGAGCTGGCTCCGCTGGGCATTCGCGCCAACGTCGTGGCGCCGGGCCTCGTCATCACGCCGATGATGGGCGAGGGCGCCCGCGCTGATGCCGTGGCCGCGCATTTCGCGCCGACGATCCCGATGAAGCGCACCGGCTATCCGGCCGACTTCGAGGGCATCGGCGCCTATCTTTGCTCGGACGCAAGTTCGTTCATGACCGGCGAGACGGTCACGATCGACGGCGGCTACATGGTTCGCCCGTAA
- a CDS encoding helix-turn-helix transcriptional regulator, whose protein sequence is MPETQLAHSPTMIVDAELSAAGITAQIVRFDIPEPTDTRHALGSGYHVNMCLTPRPLDSRGGYRERWGPHRFERLGDIFAIPPGEALYIRGGSGRQASLVCTIDAALVHDLLGRELPWDDAHLAAALDIGSAHVRALLFRITAEVRHPGLAAQRMLELLGGELAIELGRYGLEVAERPMTGGLSGWRLRLIEERLASDLTSPSLKDLADMCGLSVRQLTRGFRVSRACSIGDYIEQRRMEAAKRLLMEGESVKTVAFAMGFASPSSFTFAFRRAVGASPSTFRQRQARALSSMASAAA, encoded by the coding sequence ATGCCCGAAACGCAACTTGCCCATTCGCCGACGATGATTGTCGATGCGGAACTTTCCGCAGCCGGAATCACCGCGCAGATCGTGCGGTTCGACATTCCCGAACCGACCGACACGCGCCATGCCCTCGGCTCGGGCTATCATGTCAACATGTGCCTGACCCCGCGCCCGCTGGACTCGCGCGGCGGCTATCGCGAGCGCTGGGGCCCGCACCGGTTCGAACGTCTGGGCGACATCTTTGCGATCCCCCCCGGAGAGGCGCTCTACATTCGCGGCGGCAGCGGCCGGCAAGCCTCCCTGGTCTGCACCATCGACGCCGCGTTGGTGCACGACCTGCTCGGCCGAGAACTGCCGTGGGACGATGCGCACCTCGCCGCAGCGCTCGACATCGGCAGCGCGCATGTGCGGGCGCTGCTGTTCCGCATCACCGCCGAAGTGCGCCACCCCGGCCTTGCCGCGCAGCGCATGCTGGAACTGCTGGGCGGCGAACTGGCCATCGAGCTCGGGCGCTACGGCCTCGAAGTTGCCGAAAGACCGATGACCGGCGGCCTTTCCGGCTGGCGGCTGCGCCTGATCGAGGAACGGCTGGCCAGCGACCTCACTTCCCCGTCGCTCAAGGATCTGGCCGACATGTGCGGGCTCTCCGTGCGTCAGTTGACCCGCGGCTTTCGCGTCAGCCGCGCCTGCTCGATCGGCGACTATATCGAACAGCGCCGGATGGAAGCCGCCAAACGCCTGTTGATGGAAGGCGAAAGCGTGAAGACGGTCGCCTTCGCCATGGGCTTTGCCTCCCCCTCCAGCTTCACGTTCGCGTTTCGCCGCGCAGTGGGCGCCAGCCCCAGCACGTTCCGCCAGCGGCAGGCGCGCGCCTTGTCCTCGATGGCCTCCGCCGCAGCATGA
- a CDS encoding sulfotransferase, giving the protein MTEHLTMDKLVGDALVEQAMNETGIHTFDNDTWREGFDVLVGDFNAGIARGQYTEGGIARAKADIVHYLRGRLKISDYLRQNPELLSRPVEKPVFVMGVPRTGTTLLSNLLAADPARRSPLTWEIDDPVPPVASKELLTTDPRAQARLAQEKAMLEANPAMGKYYRGSAVYPNECVFFMAHDFKTLMIDSKGKLPGYKEFIFSCDMTSAYEYHKKFLQVLQQNAGGVWNVKKPSHALWLETIFKVYPDARVLWAHRDPFTATGSLCSIISLSHMAHMGKPDTAWLKENYTWQAAEHANRIMDFRDRHGEDKIIDVHYADMTADPIGTMKKVYRQLGDEWTAEAEAGIQQWVDDNPQDKFGKHEYKLAQYGIDKAELEPLFERYLSRYDVAREG; this is encoded by the coding sequence ATGACCGAACACCTCACGATGGACAAACTCGTCGGTGATGCACTCGTCGAACAGGCGATGAACGAGACCGGCATCCACACCTTCGACAACGACACATGGCGCGAAGGCTTCGACGTTCTTGTGGGCGATTTCAACGCCGGCATCGCGCGCGGTCAATATACCGAGGGCGGTATAGCCCGCGCGAAGGCGGACATCGTGCACTATCTGCGCGGCCGCCTGAAGATCTCCGACTACCTGCGCCAGAACCCTGAATTGCTCAGTCGCCCGGTCGAAAAGCCGGTCTTCGTGATGGGCGTGCCGCGCACCGGCACCACGCTGCTCTCGAACCTGCTCGCCGCCGACCCGGCGCGCCGCTCGCCGCTGACCTGGGAAATCGACGATCCGGTCCCGCCGGTCGCCTCGAAGGAACTGCTCACCACCGATCCGCGCGCGCAGGCCCGTCTGGCGCAGGAAAAGGCGATGCTCGAGGCCAATCCGGCGATGGGCAAGTACTATCGCGGCTCGGCCGTCTATCCGAACGAGTGCGTGTTCTTCATGGCGCACGACTTCAAGACACTGATGATCGATTCCAAGGGCAAGCTGCCGGGCTACAAGGAATTCATCTTCTCCTGCGACATGACCAGCGCCTACGAATACCACAAGAAGTTCCTGCAAGTACTCCAGCAGAACGCCGGCGGCGTGTGGAACGTGAAGAAGCCCAGCCATGCGCTATGGCTGGAGACGATTTTCAAGGTCTATCCCGACGCCCGCGTGCTCTGGGCGCACCGCGATCCCTTCACCGCCACAGGGTCGCTCTGCTCGATCATCTCGCTCAGCCACATGGCACACATGGGCAAGCCGGATACCGCGTGGCTCAAGGAAAACTACACCTGGCAGGCCGCCGAGCACGCCAACCGGATCATGGATTTCCGTGACAGGCATGGCGAGGACAAGATTATCGACGTCCACTACGCCGATATGACGGCCGATCCGATCGGCACCATGAAAAAGGTCTACCGGCAACTGGGCGACGAATGGACCGCCGAGGCAGAGGCCGGGATCCAGCAGTGGGTGGACGACAACCCGCAGGACAAGTTCGGCAAGCACGAATACAAGCTGGCCCAGTACGGCATCGACAAGGCCGAACTCGAACCGCTCTTCGAACGCTATCTTTCGCGCTACGACGTCGCCCGCGAGGGCTGA
- a CDS encoding VOC family protein: MLEGRHYQNAYVCDNLEAGIDLFRRRGLVREPVIIPVDQQVLTPQGLKRQKGRICFIWIGELQIELIENEIDEVGIYAGCQSNGGPLRFHHICFGVDDWPDFRKRVDSQEFPIAMEREPDDNPDALKFLYLDARKVFGHYIEYTWMPEAMWQQIKAM; this comes from the coding sequence ATGCTTGAAGGCCGCCATTACCAGAACGCCTACGTCTGCGACAATCTTGAAGCCGGAATCGACCTGTTCCGCAGGCGCGGGCTCGTCCGTGAACCGGTAATCATCCCGGTGGACCAGCAAGTGCTCACGCCGCAGGGCCTGAAACGCCAGAAGGGGCGGATCTGCTTCATCTGGATCGGCGAACTCCAGATCGAACTGATCGAAAACGAGATCGACGAAGTGGGCATCTACGCGGGTTGCCAGTCGAACGGTGGACCGCTGCGCTTCCACCATATCTGCTTTGGGGTGGACGACTGGCCGGACTTTCGCAAACGGGTCGACAGCCAGGAGTTTCCCATCGCCATGGAGCGCGAGCCTGACGACAATCCGGACGCGCTGAAGTTCCTCTACCTCGATGCCCGCAAGGTCTTCGGGCACTACATCGAATACACCTGGATGCCCGAAGCCATGTGGCAGCAGATCAAGGCCATGTAA